One Haloterrigena salifodinae DNA window includes the following coding sequences:
- a CDS encoding DUF7111 family protein yields the protein MSDETDDRTAAEQGIRATYTETESERRLAFEVTDDAAAARPGATAAIAQNTEGYAMLKVRPTADGDELERYYGFDMALDHAAELLGVAPHDLPVPAAADDMGM from the coding sequence ATGAGCGACGAGACTGACGACCGAACCGCCGCGGAACAGGGGATCAGGGCGACGTACACGGAGACCGAGTCGGAACGCCGCCTCGCGTTCGAGGTCACCGACGACGCCGCGGCGGCCCGCCCGGGTGCGACCGCCGCGATCGCACAGAACACCGAGGGCTACGCCATGCTGAAGGTGCGACCGACGGCCGACGGCGACGAACTCGAGCGCTACTACGGGTTCGACATGGCCTTAGACCACGCCGCGGAGTTGCTCGGCGTCGCCCCCCACGATCTGCCGGTGCCCGCGGCGGCCGACGACATGGGGATGTGA
- a CDS encoding DUF7410 domain-containing protein — protein sequence MYPTDRSRSTADTDGGAASHAEIDLRGDEPAAQCPYCDRAFRERRLEALHRGYDHPDRLSDRERAAFERAYLEERPTVRRARLFALGTVVLGYFGLLFVYAIVL from the coding sequence GTGTACCCGACCGACCGATCGCGGTCGACCGCCGATACCGACGGCGGAGCCGCGAGCCACGCGGAGATCGACCTCCGGGGCGACGAGCCGGCCGCGCAGTGTCCCTACTGCGACCGGGCGTTTCGCGAGCGGCGCCTCGAGGCGCTCCACCGAGGCTACGACCACCCGGATCGGCTCTCCGACCGCGAACGGGCCGCGTTCGAGCGGGCCTACCTTGAAGAACGGCCGACGGTGCGACGGGCCCGGCTGTTCGCGCTGGGCACGGTGGTGCTCGGCTACTTCGGGCTGCTGTTCGTCTACGCGATCGTCCTCTGA
- a CDS encoding heme o synthase, with the protein MATESASFPRPIGTRQRFSALLTATALGVYLLLIVGATTSLTNATAACSTWPTCHAPVDPLSQTQLLVAWGHRIAAVIVGLLVAATAVTAVLGDVSRRVTAAIVLGAALYVVQVGVGAATAMSGPAAIVPGLHLSLGLVIFGTVVLALAWDLELATGSDDDMIDPEPLEEGAVSEGAAGGDRTLPEGGLARARLTAFAYFKMMKPRLMWLLCLVAAAGMALAAGPSLDRYTILATLGGGVLAIGASGTFNHVLERDVDRKMSRTSDRPLATDLIPVRNALAFGGLLTVASLSVFLTINRLAAALGLAAIIFYSVVYTLVLKPNTVQNTVIGGAAGALPALIGWAAVTNEIGLPGLALAGVIFLWTPAHFYNLALAYKDDYARGGFPMMPVVRGETETRKQIIYYLAATLVSTVALAWIANLGALYAATVVVFGGIFLWTAVRLHFEQTEAAAFRSFHASNAFLGAVLVAVLVDALVLTGSLF; encoded by the coding sequence GTGGCAACCGAATCAGCGTCGTTTCCCCGTCCGATCGGCACTCGACAGCGCTTCTCCGCACTACTGACAGCGACCGCGCTGGGGGTCTACCTCTTGTTGATCGTCGGCGCGACGACCTCGTTGACGAACGCGACCGCGGCGTGTTCGACCTGGCCGACCTGTCACGCACCCGTCGATCCGCTGAGTCAGACCCAACTCCTCGTCGCGTGGGGCCACCGGATCGCGGCCGTCATCGTCGGCCTGCTCGTCGCCGCGACGGCCGTCACCGCTGTCCTCGGTGACGTCTCGCGGCGCGTCACGGCGGCGATCGTCCTCGGCGCCGCCCTCTACGTGGTACAGGTCGGTGTCGGCGCCGCGACGGCGATGTCCGGCCCCGCGGCGATCGTCCCCGGCCTCCACCTCTCGCTCGGCCTCGTGATCTTCGGGACGGTCGTCCTCGCGCTCGCCTGGGATCTCGAACTCGCCACCGGCAGCGACGACGACATGATCGATCCCGAACCGCTCGAGGAGGGCGCGGTCAGCGAGGGTGCGGCCGGCGGCGACCGCACCCTTCCCGAGGGCGGGCTCGCTCGAGCCCGGCTCACCGCGTTCGCGTACTTCAAGATGATGAAACCGCGGCTGATGTGGCTGCTCTGTCTGGTCGCCGCCGCGGGGATGGCGCTGGCCGCCGGCCCGTCGCTCGACCGCTACACCATTCTGGCGACGCTCGGCGGCGGCGTCCTCGCCATCGGCGCTTCGGGAACCTTCAACCACGTCCTGGAACGCGACGTCGACCGGAAGATGTCCCGCACGTCGGACCGCCCGCTGGCGACCGACCTGATTCCCGTTCGCAACGCCTTGGCCTTCGGCGGGCTGTTGACCGTCGCCTCGCTGAGCGTCTTCCTGACGATCAACCGGCTGGCGGCCGCACTCGGCCTCGCGGCGATCATCTTCTACAGCGTCGTCTACACCCTCGTCCTCAAGCCCAACACCGTCCAGAACACGGTCATCGGCGGGGCTGCGGGTGCGCTCCCAGCGCTGATCGGCTGGGCCGCGGTCACTAACGAGATCGGGCTTCCGGGGCTGGCGCTCGCGGGCGTGATCTTCCTCTGGACGCCGGCGCATTTCTACAACCTCGCGCTGGCCTACAAGGACGACTACGCCCGCGGCGGCTTCCCGATGATGCCTGTCGTCCGCGGCGAGACCGAGACGCGAAAGCAGATCATCTACTACCTCGCGGCGACGCTCGTGAGCACGGTCGCACTGGCCTGGATCGCCAACCTCGGCGCGCTCTATGCGGCGACGGTCGTCGTCTTCGGCGGGATCTTCCTCTGGACCGCCGTCAGGCTCCACTTCGAGCAGACCGAGGCCGCGGCGTTCCGCTCGTTCCACGCTTCGAACGCCTTCCTCGGGGCCGTCCTCGTCGCGGTGCTGGTCGACGCACTCGTCCTGACCGGCTCGCTGTTCTGA
- a CDS encoding potassium channel family protein, whose translation MERWQRRAAKTIGGVLALIVLTSLLYHYVMVAVEGRSQSYFHSTQVVIETFTGTGYGSDSPWGSPLGNLFVMAMDLGTFLVLFIVVPYVFQPILEESFSPTAPRTTELADHVLVCGYSSRSERLVDEFESRGVDHLVVVEDESEALALDEAGTSVIRGDPTAVEDLERANVDDAAAVVIDTADEAAASAVLAVRERTADVRVVALCSDRSLERPLRYAGADTVVTPRHLLGRRIAERVRAEIDPRVSDVTSLGDGVSLVELSVFEESTVCGKTLAELGVLEATDVILVGLWKGGAFVSEPSPDLEIDEHTVLLVAGDESTLKELESHTAPARTSHPRVVVAGHGEVGSTISERLRAAGVACTVIDREELPGVDVVGDATDEDVLERADLQTATAFVVAVGSDDEAILSALVARELADDLDVVVRANDADSERKLRRAGADYVLTLPDISGRLLALDVLREEILSYDRQLTVVRFESGRFAGRTLGETTIPESDCILVAVERDGEIVTDVPLEFRFEADDSLLVAGDDEAIDALESGFDSAPA comes from the coding sequence ATGGAACGCTGGCAACGGCGCGCCGCGAAGACGATTGGCGGCGTACTGGCCCTCATCGTCCTGACGTCGCTGTTGTACCACTACGTCATGGTCGCCGTCGAGGGCCGCTCGCAGAGCTACTTCCACTCGACGCAGGTCGTCATCGAGACGTTCACGGGGACCGGCTACGGCTCCGACTCGCCGTGGGGGTCCCCGCTGGGGAACCTCTTCGTGATGGCGATGGACCTCGGGACGTTCCTCGTCCTCTTCATCGTCGTCCCCTACGTCTTCCAGCCGATCCTCGAGGAGTCGTTCTCCCCGACGGCGCCGCGCACCACGGAACTGGCGGACCACGTCCTCGTCTGTGGCTACTCCTCGCGCAGCGAGCGCCTCGTCGACGAGTTCGAGAGCCGGGGCGTCGATCACCTCGTGGTCGTCGAGGACGAGTCGGAGGCGCTGGCCCTCGACGAGGCGGGAACGTCCGTGATTCGGGGCGATCCCACTGCGGTCGAGGACTTAGAGCGAGCCAACGTCGACGACGCGGCCGCGGTCGTGATCGACACCGCCGACGAGGCGGCCGCAAGCGCCGTCCTCGCCGTCAGAGAGCGGACCGCGGACGTTCGCGTCGTCGCCCTCTGTAGCGACCGGTCGCTCGAGCGCCCGCTCCGCTACGCGGGCGCCGACACCGTCGTCACGCCGCGACACCTGCTCGGTCGTCGGATCGCCGAACGGGTCCGGGCCGAGATCGATCCGCGCGTCAGCGACGTGACGAGCCTCGGCGACGGCGTCTCTCTCGTCGAACTCTCGGTCTTCGAGGAGAGCACCGTCTGCGGAAAGACCCTCGCCGAGCTCGGTGTTCTCGAGGCGACGGACGTGATCCTCGTCGGCCTTTGGAAGGGAGGCGCGTTCGTCAGCGAGCCGTCACCGGACCTCGAGATCGACGAACACACCGTATTGCTCGTCGCCGGTGACGAGTCGACGCTGAAGGAACTCGAGAGCCACACTGCACCCGCCCGGACGTCCCACCCGAGGGTGGTCGTCGCAGGTCACGGCGAGGTCGGCTCGACGATCAGCGAGCGCCTCCGTGCGGCCGGCGTCGCCTGTACCGTTATCGACCGTGAGGAACTGCCGGGTGTCGACGTCGTCGGCGACGCGACCGACGAGGATGTCCTCGAGCGAGCCGACCTCCAGACGGCGACGGCATTCGTCGTCGCGGTCGGCAGCGACGACGAGGCCATCCTGTCGGCGCTCGTCGCGCGCGAACTCGCGGACGACCTCGACGTCGTCGTCCGTGCCAACGACGCCGACAGCGAGCGGAAGCTGCGGCGGGCAGGCGCCGACTACGTGCTCACCCTCCCCGACATCAGCGGTCGACTGCTCGCGCTGGACGTCCTCCGCGAGGAGATCCTCTCCTACGACCGTCAGCTGACGGTCGTCCGCTTCGAGTCCGGGCGGTTCGCGGGCCGGACCCTCGGCGAGACGACGATCCCGGAGAGCGACTGCATCCTCGTTGCCGTCGAGCGCGACGGCGAGATCGTCACGGACGTGCCGCTCGAGTTCCGGTTCGAGGCCGACGACAGCCTTCTGGTGGCGGGCGATGACGAGGCGATCGACGCGCTCGAGTCCGGTTTCGATTCGGCGCCGGCGTGA
- a CDS encoding aldo/keto reductase yields the protein MEYTTLGNTGTTVSRLCFGTWRFAKESGGTVETDREEAHDLLDAAWEQGINFIDTANVYGDPNGTSEEWIGEWLADRDIHREDVVIASKVYFPFDGRGEPGPNDSGLGRKHIRAQIEGTLERLGTDYLDVYYIHRWDEDTPIRETMQTLTELVREGKVRYLGASSMAAWKLTKALWTSDVEGLERFDVTQPMVNAAQYDEVGDYLDVCADQDLAVCPYSPLSGGFLTGKYDRAEDGSVEAPDGSRGSLDEMFDDYYATEQAWDVLEAVESVADEVDASPAQVSLRWLMDQDRFTCVPIVGARTPEQLEENVGAVEVDLSDEQFERIDAARGADD from the coding sequence ATGGAGTACACGACCCTCGGTAACACGGGTACGACCGTTTCAAGACTGTGTTTCGGTACCTGGCGCTTCGCGAAGGAGAGCGGCGGCACCGTCGAAACCGACCGTGAGGAAGCTCACGACCTGCTCGACGCGGCATGGGAGCAGGGCATCAACTTCATCGACACCGCGAACGTCTACGGCGATCCCAACGGCACCAGCGAGGAGTGGATCGGCGAGTGGCTCGCGGACCGCGACATCCACCGCGAGGACGTCGTCATCGCCTCGAAGGTCTACTTCCCCTTCGACGGCCGGGGTGAACCCGGACCGAACGACTCCGGTCTCGGGCGCAAGCACATCCGCGCCCAGATCGAGGGCACCCTGGAGCGACTCGGCACGGACTACCTCGACGTCTACTACATCCACCGCTGGGACGAGGACACGCCGATCCGGGAGACCATGCAGACGCTCACGGAGCTCGTCCGCGAGGGGAAAGTCCGCTACCTCGGCGCCTCCTCGATGGCCGCCTGGAAGCTGACGAAGGCGCTGTGGACCAGCGACGTCGAGGGCCTCGAGCGATTCGACGTCACCCAGCCGATGGTCAACGCGGCCCAGTACGACGAGGTCGGCGACTACCTCGACGTCTGCGCCGATCAGGATCTGGCCGTCTGCCCCTACTCGCCGCTTTCGGGCGGCTTCCTGACCGGCAAGTACGACCGCGCCGAGGACGGTTCCGTCGAGGCGCCCGACGGCTCTCGCGGCAGCTTAGACGAGATGTTCGACGACTACTACGCGACCGAGCAGGCCTGGGACGTCCTCGAGGCCGTCGAGTCCGTCGCCGACGAAGTCGACGCCTCTCCGGCCCAAGTTTCGCTGCGCTGGCTGATGGATCAGGATCGCTTCACCTGCGTCCCGATCGTCGGCGCACGAACGCCCGAGCAACTCGAGGAGAACGTCGGCGCGGTCGAGGTCGACCTCAGCGACGAGCAGTTCGAGCGGATCGACGCGGCCCGCGGGGCCGACGACTGA
- a CDS encoding DUF6498-containing protein has protein sequence MGVNIFLFIRMSGSKTGRRIETLLLFVVNALPIAGLIGFGWRPFQALFVYWVEIGVTLLGYYVVALFGQRDSKPEEKGGGSYPGPVPLPVPGESFRPIRSLPPLRYRNARYIPASVPLVAIIWFLLSRAFLDFPNTGVVIEGRPAVESIVGYIAISYTLEGLVTAAIASVIQLSVLGRDFLSRRLVDQYSAAMLAELPIRIAGVWFVVLLLLVPVYAGTIVFDIGRGVVGWGFFLLLLGAKLAVDLALLRLRYEPNPGLFTRLFVPNTRETA, from the coding sequence ATGGGTGTAAATATATTTTTATTTATAAGAATGTCCGGATCGAAGACGGGCCGTCGAATAGAAACACTGCTACTCTTTGTTGTGAACGCTCTGCCGATCGCGGGGCTGATCGGCTTCGGCTGGCGGCCGTTTCAAGCGCTGTTCGTCTACTGGGTCGAAATCGGCGTAACGCTTCTCGGATACTACGTCGTCGCGTTGTTCGGACAGCGAGACTCCAAACCTGAGGAAAAAGGTGGTGGATCGTATCCCGGGCCGGTACCACTCCCTGTACCCGGTGAATCTTTCAGACCAATTCGATCGCTGCCGCCGCTTCGGTACCGAAACGCGCGGTATATCCCTGCTAGCGTCCCTCTCGTCGCGATCATCTGGTTTCTGCTCTCGCGTGCGTTTTTGGATTTTCCGAACACTGGGGTCGTGATCGAGGGGCGACCCGCTGTGGAATCGATCGTTGGGTACATCGCGATATCGTACACGCTCGAGGGACTCGTGACCGCCGCGATCGCCTCGGTGATCCAGCTGTCCGTACTCGGTCGCGACTTCCTCTCTCGGCGACTCGTCGATCAATACTCCGCGGCGATGCTAGCGGAACTGCCGATTCGCATCGCCGGCGTCTGGTTCGTCGTGTTGCTACTGTTGGTCCCTGTCTATGCCGGAACGATAGTATTTGATATTGGACGTGGCGTCGTCGGCTGGGGGTTTTTCCTTTTGCTCCTCGGAGCGAAACTCGCCGTTGATCTGGCCCTCCTTCGCCTGCGGTACGAACCGAATCCGGGACTGTTCACCCGGCTGTTCGTCCCGAACACACGCGAAACAGCGTAG
- a CDS encoding aldo/keto reductase: MNHRRLGSTGYDVSEVGLGTWNIGGSWGDVDDETGREVVRAALEADVDFIDTADVYGDGRSERHIGHVLDERDAHDDVFVATKAGRRLDPHEADRYDYENISEFVARSQEYINEETLDLLQLHCPPTEAYYQPETFDALERLKSEGEIAHAGVSVETVEEALKAIEYDVVETVQIIFNLFRQRPNELFFEQAKRNDIGVIVRVPYASGLLTGALERDQEFAEDDHRNFNREGEAFDVGETFAGVPYETGHDALEALEPHVPEDRSTAEFTLRWILDHEAVSTVIPGTTSPDHVRSNAAVSDLDALSNQAHGAARDVYEEYVAEHVHHRW; this comes from the coding sequence ATGAACCATCGACGGCTCGGTTCGACCGGCTACGACGTTTCTGAGGTCGGCCTCGGCACCTGGAACATCGGCGGCAGTTGGGGCGACGTCGACGACGAAACCGGCCGCGAGGTCGTTCGCGCCGCCCTCGAGGCGGACGTCGACTTCATCGACACGGCGGACGTCTACGGCGACGGCCGCAGCGAGCGACACATCGGCCACGTCTTGGACGAACGCGACGCCCACGACGACGTCTTCGTCGCGACGAAGGCCGGCCGGCGACTCGATCCCCACGAGGCGGATCGGTACGACTACGAGAACATCTCCGAGTTCGTTGCTCGGAGCCAGGAGTACATAAACGAGGAGACGCTGGACCTCCTACAACTGCACTGTCCACCGACCGAGGCCTACTACCAGCCCGAAACGTTCGACGCCCTCGAGCGGCTCAAATCGGAGGGCGAGATCGCCCACGCGGGCGTCAGTGTCGAGACGGTCGAGGAAGCCCTGAAGGCGATCGAGTACGACGTCGTCGAGACGGTCCAGATCATCTTCAACCTGTTCCGCCAGCGCCCGAACGAGCTGTTCTTCGAGCAGGCAAAGCGAAACGATATCGGCGTCATCGTCCGCGTCCCCTACGCGTCGGGCCTGCTGACCGGCGCGCTCGAGCGCGACCAGGAGTTCGCCGAGGACGACCACCGCAACTTCAACCGCGAGGGCGAGGCCTTCGACGTCGGCGAGACGTTCGCGGGTGTCCCCTACGAAACGGGCCACGACGCCCTCGAAGCGCTCGAGCCCCACGTTCCCGAGGACCGCTCGACGGCCGAGTTCACGCTCCGCTGGATCCTCGACCACGAGGCGGTCTCGACGGTCATCCCCGGCACGACCTCGCCGGACCACGTCCGTTCGAACGCCGCGGTCTCAGACCTTGACGCGCTGTCGAATCAGGCCCACGGCGCGGCTCGGGACGTCTACGAGGAGTACGTCGCGGAGCACGTCCACCACCGCTGGTAG
- a CDS encoding helix-turn-helix domain-containing protein, with protein MRYLEVTLQRPTAEQHPMHQFIVEHEGYTASRLLYGHQYGDEYAMLFYIDGPRVPYEPALEDAPTVLDYELAPCRDDSFYLYVRESLTGADRTFVDAVEQPGLIIIPPVAFRDDGTIRLTAVGPDEAIQTAVDDVADTARVDVRSVGTYRAGRIDTRADLTQRQFEAVSAAVDCGYYHTTRDGSLEDVADRLDCSSGTAGELLRRAERTVMEGLVHGGPF; from the coding sequence ATGCGCTATCTCGAGGTGACCCTGCAGCGACCGACGGCCGAGCAGCATCCGATGCACCAGTTCATCGTTGAACACGAGGGGTATACTGCATCGAGATTGCTCTACGGCCACCAGTACGGCGACGAGTACGCGATGCTGTTCTACATCGACGGTCCGCGAGTCCCCTACGAGCCCGCCCTCGAGGACGCCCCCACGGTGCTCGACTACGAGCTCGCACCGTGTCGCGACGATTCCTTCTACCTGTACGTGCGGGAGTCGCTGACGGGGGCCGACCGAACGTTCGTGGACGCGGTCGAACAACCGGGGCTGATCATCATCCCGCCGGTAGCGTTCCGCGACGACGGGACGATACGACTGACGGCGGTCGGTCCCGACGAAGCGATCCAGACGGCGGTCGACGACGTGGCCGATACGGCGCGCGTCGACGTCCGTTCGGTCGGGACGTACCGTGCCGGGCGAATCGACACGCGGGCTGATTTGACCCAGCGCCAGTTCGAAGCCGTTTCCGCGGCCGTCGACTGCGGCTACTACCACACGACCCGGGACGGGTCCCTCGAGGACGTTGCGGATCGACTGGACTGCTCGAGCGGGACGGCGGGGGAGTTGCTCCGGCGGGCCGAACGAACGGTCATGGAAGGGCTCGTCCACGGCGGACCGTTCTGA
- a CDS encoding NADH dehydrogenase subunit translates to MRPTRDAEWPDVRTEGSDLIRSAGVAGAGGAGFPSYAKWTNLDAVDSLLVNHQESEPNYCIDKWLGKTRAETFATLFDALLDQAFDLIVVSAKWKDRDEYVRALEAETADTVIRPDELPLDRDAESGVVFAYTENEYQYGMESVLLKTVDGTVIGTDLPTDHGWLVQNTETLSNISRAFTDGEPVTHKYVHVSGDVPRDRFLEVPIGTPASELLCAADCPPDALPADAVIADGGPGWCFPVDSALDEYGVRKHTNCLLVLDEETVAENTYGEGRIDVLEADEWSDREAETEPTATIEPSYVRVPLATNPEPDVVNPAEPVVEVGDRVDVGDRIASPSSDGISIPQHASIAGEVTVVSESSIEIEPHSSA, encoded by the coding sequence ATGCGGCCGACTCGTGACGCGGAGTGGCCGGACGTTCGAACCGAGGGGAGCGACCTGATCCGGTCGGCCGGCGTCGCGGGCGCGGGCGGCGCCGGCTTTCCGTCCTACGCGAAGTGGACGAACCTCGACGCGGTCGATTCCCTCCTGGTGAACCACCAGGAGAGCGAACCGAACTACTGCATCGACAAGTGGCTCGGAAAGACCCGCGCGGAGACGTTCGCCACGCTGTTCGACGCGCTGCTCGACCAGGCGTTCGATCTGATCGTCGTCAGCGCGAAGTGGAAGGATCGCGACGAGTACGTTCGGGCCCTCGAGGCCGAGACTGCCGACACGGTGATCCGGCCGGATGAACTCCCCCTCGACAGGGACGCGGAATCGGGCGTCGTGTTCGCCTACACGGAGAACGAGTACCAGTACGGGATGGAGAGCGTCCTGCTCAAGACCGTCGACGGGACGGTTATCGGAACCGATCTGCCGACCGATCACGGCTGGCTCGTCCAGAACACCGAAACCCTGTCCAATATCTCTCGGGCGTTCACCGACGGTGAGCCAGTGACCCACAAGTACGTCCACGTCAGCGGCGACGTGCCGCGGGATCGATTCCTCGAGGTTCCGATCGGCACGCCCGCGAGCGAACTCCTGTGCGCGGCCGACTGTCCGCCCGACGCGCTCCCCGCAGACGCGGTGATCGCCGACGGCGGGCCGGGCTGGTGTTTCCCGGTTGATTCGGCACTCGACGAGTACGGCGTCCGCAAGCACACGAACTGCCTGCTCGTCCTCGACGAGGAAACCGTCGCGGAAAACACGTACGGCGAGGGCCGAATCGACGTGCTCGAGGCGGACGAGTGGAGCGACCGGGAGGCTGAAACCGAGCCGACCGCGACGATCGAGCCGTCCTACGTCCGGGTTCCGCTCGCGACGAACCCGGAGCCGGACGTCGTGAACCCCGCCGAACCGGTCGTCGAGGTCGGCGATCGCGTCGACGTCGGCGACCGGATCGCGAGCCCCAGTTCCGACGGGATCAGTATCCCCCAACACGCGTCTATCGCCGGCGAGGTGACGGTGGTGTCCGAGTCTAGTATCGAGATCGAACCCCACTCGAGCGCGTAG
- a CDS encoding potassium channel family protein: MKDWWRRIGLSLGAVFALVLVYAKLYQFGMAAFEGDQKTYVGSVQTVVETLTTVGFGGDAPWDSTVMNLFVIGMILTGVSLVFLALPLLVVPLFQEALEDRPPESTGLTDHVVICGYSPRSDVLADELEAANIPYVFVDDDPELVVDLTNDGTEAIYGELDQEETLRAANAGEARSLVTDVDDETNAVVILTAREFSSDLTIVSVVEDEDVASYHRYAGADETVRPRRVLGQSLATKATTTLSAELRDTIELSEDLSVTELLVQDDSDLVGRTVAESGIRDRMGITVIGAWFNGEFVPVPGPDHRIDGNTILLVAGRRDDLTELKARTVSTLEHRPENVIVGGYGVVGRTAVETLAGNGVSTTVVDLADQPGVDITGSITDEDVLETAGADEARSVLLTVNDDATTIYATLVLKQVTPDIEIIARANETENIPKLYRAGAEYVLSLSTVTGRMLASVLIEDEEILTPETQFELVRTTTPQIAGKSLGEVDLRARTGCTVVAVERDGELLTDLGPEFVVNTDDVLIVAGDDEAINRFVALAC, translated from the coding sequence ATGAAGGACTGGTGGCGTCGAATCGGCCTCTCGCTGGGCGCCGTTTTCGCTCTCGTTCTCGTTTACGCGAAACTCTACCAGTTCGGAATGGCCGCCTTCGAGGGAGACCAGAAAACGTACGTCGGCTCTGTGCAGACCGTGGTCGAAACGCTAACCACGGTGGGCTTCGGCGGCGACGCGCCGTGGGATAGCACCGTGATGAACCTCTTCGTGATCGGCATGATCCTCACGGGCGTTTCCCTCGTCTTCCTCGCCCTGCCGCTGCTCGTCGTCCCGCTCTTTCAGGAGGCCCTCGAGGACCGTCCGCCGGAGTCGACCGGCCTCACCGACCACGTCGTCATCTGCGGCTATTCGCCGCGATCGGACGTGCTCGCAGACGAACTCGAGGCGGCAAACATCCCGTACGTCTTCGTCGACGACGACCCCGAACTCGTCGTCGACCTCACGAACGACGGGACCGAGGCAATCTACGGCGAACTCGACCAGGAGGAGACGCTCCGCGCGGCCAACGCCGGCGAGGCGCGGTCGCTCGTCACCGACGTCGACGACGAGACCAACGCGGTCGTGATCCTCACCGCCCGGGAGTTCTCGAGCGACCTCACGATCGTCAGCGTGGTCGAGGACGAGGACGTCGCGAGCTACCACCGCTACGCCGGCGCCGACGAGACCGTCCGCCCGCGGCGGGTGCTCGGCCAGAGCCTCGCGACGAAGGCGACGACGACGCTGTCTGCCGAACTTCGAGACACGATCGAACTCAGCGAGGACCTCTCGGTAACTGAACTGCTCGTCCAGGACGACAGCGACCTTGTCGGCCGGACGGTTGCGGAGTCGGGGATCCGGGACCGGATGGGGATCACCGTCATCGGCGCGTGGTTCAACGGCGAGTTCGTTCCCGTTCCGGGTCCCGACCACCGGATCGACGGCAACACGATCCTGCTTGTCGCGGGCCGGCGAGACGACCTCACGGAACTGAAAGCGCGGACGGTCTCGACGCTCGAGCACCGGCCCGAAAACGTGATCGTCGGCGGTTACGGCGTCGTCGGCCGGACCGCGGTGGAGACGCTGGCGGGCAACGGCGTCTCGACCACCGTCGTCGACCTCGCGGACCAACCCGGCGTGGATATCACCGGCAGCATCACCGACGAGGACGTCCTCGAGACCGCCGGCGCGGACGAGGCCCGCTCGGTCCTGCTGACCGTCAACGACGACGCGACGACGATCTACGCGACGCTGGTTCTCAAACAGGTCACTCCGGATATCGAGATCATTGCGCGGGCCAACGAGACGGAGAACATCCCGAAACTCTACCGCGCCGGCGCGGAGTACGTCCTCTCGCTGTCGACGGTGACCGGTCGGATGCTCGCCTCCGTGCTGATCGAGGACGAGGAGATCCTCACGCCCGAGACGCAGTTCGAACTCGTCCGGACGACCACGCCCCAGATCGCCGGGAAGAGCCTCGGGGAGGTCGACCTGCGGGCGCGGACCGGCTGTACCGTCGTCGCCGTCGAGCGCGACGGCGAACTGTTGACCGACCTCGGCCCGGAGTTCGTCGTCAACACGGACGACGTGTTGATCGTCGCCGGCGACGACGAGGCGATCAACCGGTTCGTCGCACTGGCCTGCTGA